One genomic region from Jilunia laotingensis encodes:
- a CDS encoding tetratricopeptide repeat protein, which yields MEQLNTIREYIIQGNVDKAISALNEYLNNDNSVDKDEAYYLLGNAYRKQGNWQQALNNYQSAIHLNPDGPAFEARKMVMDILEFYHKDMYNQ from the coding sequence ATGGAACAACTGAATACCATAAGAGAGTATATCATCCAGGGAAATGTAGACAAAGCTATATCGGCACTCAACGAATATCTCAACAATGACAATTCCGTCGATAAAGATGAAGCCTACTATTTGCTGGGGAATGCCTACCGAAAACAGGGCAATTGGCAACAAGCTCTCAACAATTACCAATCTGCTATCCATCTCAATCCGGACGGCCCCGCCTTTGAGGCACGCAAGATGGTTATGGACATCCTCGAATTCTATCATAAAGATATGTATAATCAATAA
- the rpiB gene encoding ribose 5-phosphate isomerase B: MKIVGLCCDHAGFELKEFVKGWLQAKGLEYKDFGTYSTESCDYPDYAHPLALAVESGECDPGIAICGTGNGIGMTLNKHQGIRAALCWNAEIAHMARLHNDANILVMPGRYISTAEADMILTEFFSTSFEGGRHQRRIDKIPVK; encoded by the coding sequence ATGAAAATAGTCGGATTATGTTGTGACCACGCGGGTTTTGAACTGAAAGAATTTGTAAAAGGATGGTTACAGGCAAAAGGACTGGAATACAAAGATTTCGGAACTTATTCCACTGAAAGCTGTGATTACCCTGATTATGCACACCCTTTGGCATTGGCCGTAGAATCGGGTGAGTGTGATCCCGGAATTGCAATCTGTGGAACCGGTAACGGAATCGGTATGACACTGAACAAACATCAGGGAATCCGTGCCGCACTTTGTTGGAATGCAGAAATTGCCCACATGGCTCGCCTGCACAATGATGCCAATATCCTTGTAATGCCCGGACGATACATAAGCACTGCAGAAGCGGATATGATCTTGACCGAATTCTTCTCAACTTCATTCGAAGGTGGCAGACACCAGAGAAGAATAGATAAGATTCCGGTAAAATAA
- a CDS encoding transketolase family protein, producing MNESKLMNRAADNIRILAASMVEKANSGHPGGAMGGADFINVLFSEFLVYDPQHPRWEGRDRFFLDPGHMSPMLYSVLALTGKYTLAELKQFRQWGSPTPGHPEVDIMRGVENTSGPLGQGHTYAVGAAIAAKFLKARFGDVMNQTIYAYISDGGIQEEISQGAGRIAGTLGLDNLIMFYDSNDIQLSTETSDVTIEDVSMKYKAWDWKVIEINGNDPDAIRSALKEAKAEMERPTLIIGKTTMGKGARKADGSSYEADCATHGAPLGGEAYINTIKNLGGNPEDPFTIFPEVAELYAKRAEDLKKIVAEKYAAKAEWAKENPELAAKLAEFFSGKAPKVNWDAIQQKADVATRAASAVVLGALATQVENMVVASADLSNSDKTDGFLKKTHAFKRGDFSGAFFQAGVSELSMACVCIGMSLHGGVIPACATFFVFSDYMKPAIRMAALMEQPVKFIWSHDAFRVGEDGPTHEPVEQEAQIRLMEKLKNHKGHNSMLVLRPADAEETTIAWKLAMENVYTPTALIFSRQNITNLPTGTDYPQVAKGAYIIAGADETPDVILVASGSEVATLVAGAELLRKDGVKVRIVSVPSEGLFRSQDKAYQESILPTGAKIFGLTAGLPVNLQGLVGANGKVFGLESFGFSAPYKVLDEKLGFTAENVYKQVKEML from the coding sequence ATGAACGAAAGTAAACTTATGAACCGTGCAGCGGATAACATCCGTATCCTCGCTGCGTCAATGGTTGAAAAAGCCAATTCCGGTCATCCGGGCGGCGCTATGGGAGGTGCAGACTTTATAAACGTACTCTTCTCTGAGTTCTTAGTATATGATCCACAACATCCCCGTTGGGAAGGTCGGGACCGTTTCTTCCTCGATCCGGGACACATGTCACCGATGCTTTACTCGGTATTGGCTCTAACCGGAAAATACACACTGGCTGAGTTGAAACAATTCCGTCAATGGGGCAGCCCTACTCCGGGACATCCTGAAGTAGACATCATGCGTGGAGTGGAAAACACATCGGGACCGCTCGGTCAAGGACATACATATGCAGTAGGTGCAGCCATCGCTGCCAAATTCCTGAAAGCACGTTTCGGTGATGTGATGAACCAAACAATTTATGCTTATATTTCAGACGGTGGCATCCAAGAAGAAATTTCACAAGGAGCAGGCCGCATTGCCGGAACCTTAGGGTTGGATAACCTTATCATGTTTTATGACTCCAATGACATTCAACTCTCTACTGAGACAAGCGATGTTACGATCGAGGACGTATCTATGAAATATAAGGCATGGGACTGGAAAGTAATCGAAATCAACGGTAACGATCCGGACGCCATCCGTTCCGCACTTAAAGAGGCAAAAGCCGAAATGGAACGCCCGACTCTGATCATCGGTAAAACAACAATGGGCAAAGGAGCCCGCAAAGCGGACGGTAGCAGTTATGAAGCCGATTGTGCGACACATGGCGCTCCGTTAGGCGGTGAGGCATATATCAATACAATCAAGAACCTGGGTGGTAATCCTGAAGATCCGTTTACCATTTTCCCGGAAGTTGCCGAACTGTATGCAAAACGTGCCGAAGATCTGAAAAAGATCGTAGCCGAGAAATATGCTGCTAAAGCAGAATGGGCAAAAGAGAATCCGGAACTTGCAGCCAAGTTAGCAGAATTCTTCTCCGGAAAAGCCCCGAAAGTAAATTGGGATGCTATCCAACAAAAAGCCGATGTAGCAACCCGTGCCGCATCAGCAGTAGTATTGGGCGCACTTGCCACACAGGTTGAAAACATGGTAGTAGCTTCTGCCGACCTTTCCAATTCCGACAAGACAGACGGTTTCCTGAAAAAGACACATGCTTTCAAACGCGGAGATTTCAGTGGCGCTTTCTTCCAAGCAGGCGTTTCAGAGCTAAGCATGGCATGCGTTTGTATCGGTATGTCCCTTCATGGTGGCGTAATTCCGGCATGTGCAACATTCTTCGTATTCTCCGACTACATGAAACCGGCTATCCGGATGGCTGCTCTAATGGAACAGCCAGTAAAATTCATCTGGTCGCATGATGCCTTCCGTGTAGGTGAAGACGGACCGACTCACGAACCCGTAGAGCAAGAAGCACAAATCCGCCTGATGGAGAAATTGAAAAACCATAAAGGTCATAATTCCATGCTTGTACTTCGCCCGGCAGATGCCGAAGAGACGACTATCGCATGGAAACTGGCCATGGAAAATGTCTATACTCCTACAGCATTGATCTTCTCTCGCCAGAACATCACGAACCTGCCCACCGGAACCGATTATCCCCAAGTAGCTAAAGGTGCATACATCATAGCAGGTGCTGATGAAACCCCGGACGTTATTCTTGTAGCATCCGGTTCGGAAGTAGCTACTCTGGTAGCAGGTGCGGAACTTCTTCGTAAAGACGGAGTGAAAGTTCGTATCGTTTCCGTACCGTCCGAAGGTCTGTTCCGCAGTCAAGATAAAGCATATCAGGAATCTATTTTACCGACAGGTGCAAAAATATTCGGTTTGACTGCCGGCCTACCGGTTAACTTGCAAGGACTCGTGGGTGCTAACGGAAAAGTATTCGGGCTTGAATCGTTCGGATTCTCGGCACCTTACAAAGTATTGGACGAGAAATTAGGCTTTACCGCTGAAAATGTGTACAAACAGGTAAAAGAAATGCTGTAA
- a CDS encoding 4Fe-4S dicluster domain-containing protein codes for MAKIKGAIVVDTERCKGCNLCVVACPLNVIALTKEVNVKGYNYAHQVLEDTCNGCSSCATVCPDGCISVYKVKCE; via the coding sequence ATGGCAAAAATTAAAGGAGCAATCGTAGTCGACACGGAGCGTTGCAAAGGCTGCAATCTGTGTGTGGTGGCTTGTCCGCTCAATGTTATCGCACTCACTAAAGAGGTGAATGTGAAGGGGTATAACTATGCCCACCAAGTATTGGAAGATACCTGCAACGGATGCAGCTCGTGTGCAACGGTCTGCCCGGACGGATGTATCTCAGTGTATAAAGTTAAATGTGAATAA
- a CDS encoding aldose epimerase family protein: MNNTFPTEGNLSGLNRKDFQKDINDKKTDLFILKNKKGMEVAVTNYGCAILSIMVPDKNGKYANVILGHDSIDHVINSPEPFLSTTIGRYGNRIAKGKFTLYGEDHSLTINNGPNSLHGGPTGFHTRVWDADQVDEGTVIFNYVSADGEEGFPGNLEVEMTYRLEEEENALVIEYRATTDKATIVNLTNHGFFNLAGIANPTPTIENNLVTINADFYTPIDEVSIPTGEISKVEGTPMDFRTPHTVGERINEKFQQLIFGAGYDHCYVLNKSEAGSLDLAATCTDPVSGRNMEVYTTEAGLQIYTGNWLNGFEGAHGATFPARSAICFEAQCFPDTPNKAHFPSAVLLPGDEYQQVTIYKFGVDK, translated from the coding sequence ATGAATAACACATTCCCAACTGAAGGAAACTTGTCCGGTCTGAACCGGAAGGATTTTCAAAAGGATATAAATGATAAGAAGACTGACTTATTTATCCTGAAAAACAAGAAAGGAATGGAAGTTGCCGTAACGAACTACGGTTGCGCCATTCTATCCATTATGGTCCCCGATAAAAACGGGAAGTATGCCAACGTCATCCTTGGGCACGACAGCATCGATCACGTAATCAACAGTCCCGAACCGTTTTTAAGCACTACCATCGGACGCTACGGCAACCGCATCGCTAAAGGGAAATTCACTCTGTACGGAGAGGATCATTCATTAACGATCAACAACGGCCCCAACTCTTTACATGGAGGTCCGACAGGCTTTCATACACGTGTATGGGATGCCGACCAAGTTGACGAAGGTACTGTAATATTCAACTATGTATCTGCCGACGGAGAAGAAGGTTTTCCCGGAAATCTGGAAGTAGAAATGACATACAGACTGGAAGAAGAGGAAAATGCACTGGTCATCGAATACCGTGCGACAACCGACAAAGCTACTATAGTAAACCTGACAAATCACGGTTTCTTCAACTTGGCAGGAATTGCCAACCCCACTCCGACAATCGAGAACAACCTTGTCACCATCAACGCCGATTTTTATACTCCGATCGATGAGGTATCCATCCCTACCGGAGAGATATCCAAAGTAGAAGGCACACCGATGGATTTCCGCACACCACACACAGTGGGCGAACGTATCAATGAGAAATTCCAACAATTGATTTTCGGTGCGGGATATGATCACTGCTATGTACTGAACAAATCCGAAGCCGGTTCACTCGACCTGGCCGCAACGTGTACGGATCCCGTAAGCGGCCGTAACATGGAAGTCTATACGACTGAAGCCGGGCTACAAATTTACACCGGCAACTGGTTGAATGGATTTGAAGGAGCGCATGGAGCTACTTTCCCGGCACGCAGCGCAATCTGTTTTGAAGCCCAATGCTTCCCGGATACTCCGAATAAAGCCCATTTCCCATCAGCCGTACTGCTTCCGGGTGATGAATATCAGCAAGTAACCATCTACAAATTCGGTGTTGATAAATAA
- a CDS encoding type I phosphomannose isomerase catalytic subunit, producing the protein MYPLKFEPILKQTLWGGDKIVPFKHLNSDLTGVGESWEISGVENNESVVANGVDKGLTLTEMVRKYREELVGEGNYARFGNKFPLLIKFIDARQDLSIQVHPNDDLAKKRHNSMGKTEMWYVVDADKDARLRSGFSEQITPKEYKERVLNNTITDVLQEYEIHPGDVFFLPAGRIHSIGAGAFIAEIQQTSDITYRIYDFNRKDANGKTRELHTDLAREAINYEVLDDYRTKYDAVKDEPVELVACPYFTTSLYDMTEEIGCDYSELDSFVIFICIEGGCKLRDNEGNVLTMHAGETVLLPATTQDITITPEEGGVKILETYV; encoded by the coding sequence ATGTATCCGTTAAAATTCGAACCTATCCTGAAGCAGACACTTTGGGGGGGCGACAAAATCGTTCCGTTCAAGCATTTGAATTCAGACTTGACCGGAGTAGGAGAAAGCTGGGAGATTTCCGGCGTGGAAAATAATGAGTCGGTTGTAGCCAATGGAGTTGACAAAGGGCTTACATTGACTGAAATGGTAAGGAAATACCGTGAAGAATTGGTTGGTGAAGGCAATTATGCCCGTTTCGGGAATAAGTTTCCTTTGCTCATTAAATTTATCGATGCGCGGCAGGACCTTTCGATTCAGGTACACCCTAATGATGATTTAGCTAAAAAACGCCATAACTCAATGGGAAAAACTGAAATGTGGTATGTAGTGGATGCTGATAAAGATGCTCGGCTGCGTTCCGGATTTTCTGAACAAATCACCCCTAAAGAGTACAAAGAGCGAGTATTGAATAATACGATCACAGACGTTCTGCAAGAGTATGAGATTCATCCGGGGGATGTCTTTTTCCTGCCTGCAGGCCGTATCCATAGTATTGGAGCAGGTGCTTTTATTGCAGAGATTCAGCAGACTTCGGACATCACTTATCGTATTTACGATTTCAACCGGAAGGATGCCAATGGTAAAACCCGTGAACTGCATACCGATCTGGCTCGCGAGGCTATTAATTATGAGGTATTGGATGATTATCGTACCAAATATGATGCGGTAAAGGATGAACCGGTGGAATTGGTGGCTTGTCCTTATTTCACAACTTCCCTCTATGATATGACAGAAGAAATCGGTTGCGATTATTCGGAACTGGATTCGTTTGTGATTTTTATTTGTATTGAAGGCGGTTGTAAGCTGCGGGACAACGAAGGCAATGTACTGACCATGCATGCTGGTGAAACTGTTTTGTTGCCTGCTACTACGCAAGATATTACTATCACTCCGGAAGAAGGGGGAGTGAAGATACTTGAAACTTACGTTTAA
- a CDS encoding 2-oxoacid:acceptor oxidoreductase family protein codes for MKEEIIIAGFGGQGVLSMGKILAYSGLMEGKEVTWMPAYGPEQRGGTANVTVIVSDDKISSPILSKYDAAIILNQPSLEKFESRIKPGGILIYDGYGIIQPPTRKDIKVYRIDAMDAANEMKNAKAFNMIVLGGLLKLCPMVTLENVIKGLKKTLPERHHHLIPMNEEAIKKGMELIKEV; via the coding sequence ATGAAAGAAGAAATCATCATAGCAGGATTCGGTGGACAAGGTGTATTGTCCATGGGAAAGATTTTAGCATACTCGGGATTAATGGAAGGCAAAGAAGTTACCTGGATGCCGGCATACGGACCGGAACAACGCGGTGGTACTGCCAATGTAACCGTTATTGTAAGTGACGACAAAATCTCTTCACCGATCCTTAGTAAGTATGACGCTGCCATCATATTGAACCAACCTTCCTTAGAAAAATTCGAAAGCCGTATCAAACCGGGCGGTATCCTGATTTATGACGGATATGGTATTATCCAGCCTCCTACCCGTAAGGATATCAAGGTTTACCGCATCGATGCCATGGATGCAGCCAATGAAATGAAAAACGCCAAGGCATTCAACATGATCGTACTGGGTGGGTTGTTGAAACTTTGCCCGATGGTTACACTTGAAAATGTTATCAAAGGACTGAAGAAAACTCTTCCCGAACGCCATCACCACTTGATACCAATGAATGAAGAGGCTATCAAGAAAGGAATGGAACTTATCAAGGAAGTTTAG
- a CDS encoding 3-methyl-2-oxobutanoate dehydrogenase subunit VorB: MAEEVVLMKGNEAIAHAAIRCGADGYFGYPITPQSEVLETLAELKPWETTGMVVLQAESEVAAINMVYGGAGSGKMVLTSSSSPGVSLKQEGVSYLAGAELPCLIVNVMRGGPGLGTIQPSQADYFQTVKGGGHGDYKLIALAPASVQEMADFVGLAFELAFKYRNPAIILADGVIGQMMEKVVLPPAKPRRTEAEVIAQCPWATTGRTDGRKPNIITSLELRSEEMEKNNIRFQAKYRVIEENEVRFEEIDCEDAEYLIVAFGSMARIGQKAMELAREEGIKVGMLRPITLWPFPTKAIAEYANKVKGMLVTELNAGQMIEDVRLAVNGKVKVEHFGRLGGIVPDPDEIVVALKEKIIK, from the coding sequence ATGGCAGAAGAAGTTGTATTAATGAAAGGTAACGAAGCCATCGCCCATGCAGCTATCCGCTGTGGTGCCGACGGATATTTCGGTTATCCTATTACTCCGCAATCGGAGGTGTTGGAAACACTGGCCGAACTAAAACCGTGGGAAACCACAGGTATGGTAGTACTTCAGGCAGAAAGTGAAGTGGCAGCTATCAATATGGTATATGGCGGTGCCGGAAGTGGTAAAATGGTATTGACCTCTTCCTCAAGTCCCGGTGTCAGCCTGAAACAGGAAGGTGTCTCTTATCTGGCAGGTGCCGAACTCCCTTGTCTGATTGTCAATGTGATGCGTGGCGGTCCCGGTCTGGGAACTATCCAACCAAGCCAGGCGGACTATTTCCAAACAGTAAAAGGCGGTGGGCATGGTGACTATAAGCTGATTGCGCTGGCTCCGGCTTCTGTACAGGAAATGGCAGATTTCGTAGGTCTGGCTTTCGAACTCGCATTCAAATACCGTAATCCGGCAATCATCTTGGCTGACGGTGTGATCGGACAGATGATGGAGAAGGTTGTTTTACCTCCTGCAAAACCACGCCGCACAGAAGCGGAAGTCATCGCACAATGCCCATGGGCTACAACCGGAAGAACCGATGGACGCAAGCCTAACATCATTACTTCTCTTGAACTCCGTTCCGAAGAGATGGAAAAGAACAACATCCGCTTCCAAGCGAAATATCGTGTTATCGAAGAAAACGAAGTACGTTTTGAAGAAATAGATTGCGAAGACGCTGAATACTTGATCGTAGCGTTCGGGTCAATGGCACGTATCGGGCAGAAAGCGATGGAACTCGCACGCGAAGAAGGCATCAAGGTGGGTATGCTTCGTCCTATCACCTTATGGCCGTTCCCGACAAAAGCCATTGCAGAATATGCCAATAAAGTAAAGGGCATGCTCGTTACAGAGCTGAACGCCGGACAGATGATAGAAGATGTACGCTTAGCTGTCAACGGAAAAGTGAAAGTTGAACACTTCGGTCGTCTCGGTGGCATCGTACCCGATCCGGACGAGATTGTGGTAGCCCTTAAAGAGAAAATAATAAAATAA
- a CDS encoding thiamine pyrophosphate-dependent enzyme, translated as MTKEEIIKPENLVYKKPTLMNDNAMHYCPGCSHGVVHKLIAEVIEEMGLENKSIGISPVGCAVFIYNYLDIDWQEAAHGRAPAVATAIKRLWPDRLVFTYQGDGDLACIGTAETIHALNRGENITIIFINNAIYGMTGGQMAPTTLVGMKTATCPYGRDVTIHGYPLKITEIAAQLEGTAYVTRQSVQTVPAIRKAKKAIRKAFENSMAGKGSNLVEIVSTCSSGWKMTPEKANKWMEENMFPFYPLGDLKDKE; from the coding sequence ATGACTAAAGAAGAAATAATCAAGCCCGAGAATCTGGTTTATAAAAAACCGACTCTGATGAACGATAATGCCATGCACTACTGTCCGGGTTGCAGTCACGGTGTGGTACACAAACTCATTGCCGAGGTTATTGAAGAGATGGGACTGGAAAACAAGTCTATAGGTATCTCTCCGGTAGGTTGTGCTGTTTTCATCTACAACTACCTCGATATCGACTGGCAGGAAGCTGCCCACGGACGCGCCCCTGCAGTGGCAACAGCAATCAAACGCTTGTGGCCCGACCGCTTGGTATTCACTTATCAAGGAGATGGTGACTTGGCTTGTATCGGTACGGCCGAAACAATTCATGCCTTGAACCGTGGCGAAAATATCACTATCATTTTCATAAACAACGCCATCTATGGTATGACAGGTGGTCAAATGGCACCTACTACCCTTGTAGGCATGAAAACGGCAACTTGTCCTTACGGACGTGACGTAACCATCCATGGGTATCCTCTGAAAATTACGGAAATCGCTGCACAACTGGAAGGTACTGCCTACGTAACACGCCAATCCGTACAGACTGTTCCGGCTATCCGTAAAGCCAAAAAAGCGATTCGCAAAGCTTTTGAAAACTCAATGGCCGGTAAAGGTTCCAATTTGGTAGAAATCGTCTCTACATGTAGCTCCGGCTGGAAAATGACTCCGGAAAAAGCAAACAAATGGATGGAAGAGAATATGTTCCCGTTCTATCCGCTTGGAGACTTGAAAGATAAAGAATAA
- the galK gene encoding galactokinase gives MDIEHVRSRFIKHFDGTTGFVYASPGRINLIGEHTDYNGGFVFPGAIDKGMIAEIKPNGTQTVNAYSIDLKDYVSFGLNEEDAPKASWARYIFGVCREMIKRGVDVKGFNTAFSGDVPLGAGMSSSAALESTYAFALNELFGDNKIDKFELAKVGQATEHNYCGVNCGIMDQFASVFGKEGSLIRLDCRSLEYQYFPFKPEGYRLVLVDSVVKHELASSAYNKRRQSCEAAVAAIQKKHPHVEFLRDCTMEMLQEAKADISEEDYMRAEYVIEEIQRVLDVCDALERGDYETVGQKMYETHHGMSKLYEVSCEELDFLNDLAKECGVTGSRVMGGGFGGCTINLVKDELYDNFIEKAKEAFKAKFGRSPKVYDVVIGDGSRRLV, from the coding sequence ATGGATATAGAACACGTAAGAAGTCGTTTTATCAAACACTTTGACGGAACTACAGGATTCGTATATGCTTCTCCGGGCCGTATCAACCTAATCGGCGAACACACTGACTATAATGGCGGATTCGTATTCCCCGGAGCTATCGATAAAGGCATGATTGCCGAAATCAAACCTAACGGAACTCAAACTGTCAATGCATATTCCATCGACCTGAAAGATTATGTATCTTTCGGCTTGAATGAAGAAGATGCTCCGAAAGCAAGTTGGGCGAGATACATTTTCGGTGTTTGCCGTGAAATGATCAAGCGCGGAGTAGACGTGAAAGGATTTAATACTGCTTTTTCAGGCGATGTTCCTTTGGGAGCCGGCATGTCTTCTTCAGCAGCACTGGAAAGCACATATGCTTTTGCTTTGAACGAACTGTTCGGTGATAATAAAATTGATAAGTTTGAACTGGCAAAAGTGGGCCAGGCAACAGAACATAACTATTGTGGCGTTAATTGCGGTATCATGGATCAATTCGCTTCCGTATTCGGAAAAGAAGGCAGCCTGATTCGCCTGGACTGCCGTTCATTGGAATACCAGTATTTCCCTTTCAAACCGGAAGGTTATCGTCTGGTTCTTGTTGACTCGGTAGTTAAACATGAATTGGCTTCTTCCGCCTATAACAAGCGTCGTCAGAGTTGCGAAGCTGCCGTAGCCGCTATCCAAAAGAAGCATCCTCATGTAGAATTCCTGCGCGACTGCACTATGGAAATGCTTCAGGAAGCCAAAGCCGACATCAGTGAAGAAGACTATATGCGTGCAGAATATGTAATCGAAGAAATCCAACGCGTACTCGATGTATGTGACGCATTGGAAAGGGGAGATTACGAAACTGTTGGTCAGAAGATGTATGAAACTCACCACGGCATGAGCAAATTGTATGAAGTGAGTTGTGAAGAACTCGACTTCCTCAACGACCTTGCTAAAGAATGCGGTGTAACCGGATCACGTGTAATGGGCGGTGGTTTTGGTGGATGTACCATCAATCTGGTGAAGGACGAACTGTACGACAACTTCATCGAAAAAGCGAAAGAAGCTTTCAAAGCCAAATTCGGCAGAAGCCCGAAAGTATACGATGTCGTAATCGGTGACGGTTCAAGAAGACTCGTTTAA
- a CDS encoding MFS transporter, whose product MTQQKKSYLLPIAMMFALFAMISFVTGFTNPLGLIVKEQFNAPNWMTQLGNAANFIAYAFMGLPAGIMLKKIGYKKTALIAVAVGFVGVGIQFLSGQMPFQPGEFAPFWVYLTGAFVSGFSMCMLNAVVNPMLNTLGGGGKTGNQLIQFGGSLNSIAATIVPVLGGYLIGTISQDTRISDANPALYIAMGIFAVVFIVLSSMSIPEPHMEHASDHKVKDTHSPMSFRHFVLGTVAIFVYVGVEVGIPNFVNLFLTTAQDATGAQGLGMNTAIAGSIVGTYWFLMMIGRLCGGALGAKFSSKTQITTVCLFALAFLLIGMFAPVEATVNMPVFKSDISFGMANVPVGVMFFILCGLCTSIMWGGIFNLAVEGLGKYTAMASGIFMVMVCGGGILPLIQGGVADVTSSYMASFWVIFAGVAYILYYALIGCKNVNKNIPVE is encoded by the coding sequence ATGACACAACAGAAAAAGAGCTATCTATTGCCTATTGCAATGATGTTCGCCCTCTTCGCAATGATTTCGTTCGTTACAGGGTTTACCAATCCTCTCGGACTTATTGTAAAAGAACAATTCAATGCCCCCAACTGGATGACCCAGTTAGGAAATGCAGCCAACTTCATAGCTTATGCTTTTATGGGTCTTCCTGCCGGTATAATGTTAAAGAAAATCGGTTACAAAAAGACCGCTTTGATTGCCGTTGCAGTTGGATTCGTCGGTGTAGGCATCCAGTTCCTTTCAGGACAAATGCCTTTCCAGCCAGGTGAATTCGCACCGTTCTGGGTATACCTGACAGGTGCTTTCGTATCAGGTTTCTCCATGTGTATGCTGAATGCAGTTGTTAATCCGATGTTGAACACATTAGGAGGTGGCGGTAAAACCGGTAATCAGTTGATTCAATTCGGTGGTTCGCTGAACTCCATCGCTGCTACAATTGTTCCTGTATTGGGTGGTTATCTGATCGGTACCATCAGCCAGGATACACGAATCAGTGATGCTAATCCGGCTCTTTACATCGCAATGGGTATCTTTGCAGTAGTGTTTATCGTGCTGTCTTCAATGAGCATTCCCGAACCACATATGGAACACGCTTCCGACCACAAGGTTAAAGATACTCACAGTCCGATGTCATTCCGCCATTTCGTACTTGGAACCGTAGCTATTTTCGTATATGTAGGTGTCGAGGTAGGTATTCCTAATTTTGTAAACTTGTTCCTCACTACTGCTCAAGATGCCACTGGTGCGCAAGGTCTTGGAATGAATACTGCTATCGCAGGTTCCATTGTCGGCACTTATTGGTTCCTTATGATGATCGGCCGTCTTTGCGGTGGTGCCCTCGGAGCAAAATTCTCAAGTAAGACTCAGATCACTACGGTATGTTTGTTTGCATTGGCATTCTTACTTATCGGTATGTTTGCACCGGTTGAAGCAACCGTTAACATGCCGGTATTCAAATCAGATATCAGCTTCGGCATGGCTAACGTGCCTGTAGGTGTCATGTTCTTCATCCTTTGCGGACTTTGTACTTCTATCATGTGGGGTGGTATATTCAACCTTGCCGTGGAAGGTCTTGGAAAATACACGGCAATGGCATCCGGTATCTTTATGGTAATGGTTTGCGGTGGCGGTATCCTTCCGTTGATCCAAGGTGGTGTAGCCGATGTTACAAGCAGTTATATGGCAAGTTTCTGGGTAATCTTTGCCGGTGTCGCTTACATCTTATATTATGCACTGATCGGTTGTAAGAATGTAAACAAGAATATTCCCGTTGAATAA